Proteins found in one Magnolia sinica isolate HGM2019 chromosome 5, MsV1, whole genome shotgun sequence genomic segment:
- the LOC131246364 gene encoding uncharacterized protein LOC131246364 isoform X2: MRAPSILTQCLPGLAPHDKANQSISNLSERDLHLPSPAVEVLPSKGRVSVADIIGFTSSEMVSSKSEGSLKSWESSIDLVNVLKLEIRDGQLSFRGKRILELGCNYGLPGIFACLKGASTVHFQDLNAETVRCTTIPNVLANLEQARDKQSRQPESPLTPSRQALAPDVHFYAGDWEELHTVLSVVRTDGFEVTPGMSLSFSEEDFNDGCSSQDGSAIGHDSSLRRSRKLSGSRAWERASETDPDDGGYDVILMTEIPYSGTSLRKLYALIKKCLRPPYGVLYLAAKKNLVGFSGAARQLRGLVDDEGVFGVHVVTEMADREIWKFFLK; this comes from the exons ATGCGTGCACCATCAATCCTCACTCAATGCTTGCCGGGTCTTGCACCCCACGACAAAGCAAATCAAAGCATTTCCAACCTTTCCGAAAGGGATTTGCATCTCCCATCACCAGCTGTTGAGGTTCTCCCTTCAAAG GGACGAGTCAGTGTTGCAGATATCATTGGCTTTACTAGTTCGGAAATGGTATCTTCAAAATCTGAAG GGTCTCTGAAATCTTGGGAGAGTTCTATTGACCTTGTTAATGTCCTCAAACTTGAAATCCGTGATGGGCAGTTGAGCTTTAGAGGGAAACGCATTCTGGAG CTTGGTTGCAACTATGGACTTCCTGGGATTTTCGCTTGCCTCAAG GGTGCCTCTACGGTGCATTTTCAGGATCTGAATGCTGAAACAGTGAGGTGCACCACCATACCCAATGTCCTCGCCAACCTTGAGCAGGCTCGGGACAAGCAAAGCCGGCAACCCGAGAGCCCTCTGACACCGTCGAGGCAGGCGTTGGCCCCTGATGTCCATTTCTATGCTGGAGACTGGGAGGAGCTACACACGGTCTTGTCAGTCGTCCGCACGGATGGGTTTGAGGTGACACCTGGGATGAGCCTGAGCTTCTCCGAGGAGGATTTCAATGACGGATGTAGTAGCCAGGACGGCAGTGCCATTGGTCATGACTCATCCTTGAGGCGGTCGAGGAAGCTTTCTGGGAGCCGTGCTTGGGAGAGGGCAAGCGAAACGGACCCAGATGATGGAGGCTATGATGTGATTTTGATGACTGAGATCCCGTATTCGGGCACTTCTTTGAGGAAGCTATATGCGCTCATAAAAAAG TGCTTGCGGCCACCTTATGGGGTTCTCTACTTGGCCGCGAAGAAGAATCTCGTCGGTTTCAGCGGTGCGGCGCGGCAGCTGAGAGGCCTGGTAGATGACGAGGGGGTTTTCGGTGTGCACGTGGTCACAGAAATGGCCGACAGGGAGATTTGGAAGTTCTTTCTTAAGTGA
- the LOC131246364 gene encoding uncharacterized protein LOC131246364 isoform X1 has product MRAPSILTQCLPGLAPHDKANQSISNLSERDLHLPSPAVEVLPSKTAHPYKYAGENVDLHGLNIFKGRVSVADIIGFTSSEMVSSKSEGSLKSWESSIDLVNVLKLEIRDGQLSFRGKRILELGCNYGLPGIFACLKGASTVHFQDLNAETVRCTTIPNVLANLEQARDKQSRQPESPLTPSRQALAPDVHFYAGDWEELHTVLSVVRTDGFEVTPGMSLSFSEEDFNDGCSSQDGSAIGHDSSLRRSRKLSGSRAWERASETDPDDGGYDVILMTEIPYSGTSLRKLYALIKKCLRPPYGVLYLAAKKNLVGFSGAARQLRGLVDDEGVFGVHVVTEMADREIWKFFLK; this is encoded by the exons ATGCGTGCACCATCAATCCTCACTCAATGCTTGCCGGGTCTTGCACCCCACGACAAAGCAAATCAAAGCATTTCCAACCTTTCCGAAAGGGATTTGCATCTCCCATCACCAGCTGTTGAGGTTCTCCCTTCAAAG ACTGCTCACCCATACAAGTACGCTGGTGAAAATGTCGACTTGCATGGTCTCAACATTTTCAAG GGACGAGTCAGTGTTGCAGATATCATTGGCTTTACTAGTTCGGAAATGGTATCTTCAAAATCTGAAG GGTCTCTGAAATCTTGGGAGAGTTCTATTGACCTTGTTAATGTCCTCAAACTTGAAATCCGTGATGGGCAGTTGAGCTTTAGAGGGAAACGCATTCTGGAG CTTGGTTGCAACTATGGACTTCCTGGGATTTTCGCTTGCCTCAAG GGTGCCTCTACGGTGCATTTTCAGGATCTGAATGCTGAAACAGTGAGGTGCACCACCATACCCAATGTCCTCGCCAACCTTGAGCAGGCTCGGGACAAGCAAAGCCGGCAACCCGAGAGCCCTCTGACACCGTCGAGGCAGGCGTTGGCCCCTGATGTCCATTTCTATGCTGGAGACTGGGAGGAGCTACACACGGTCTTGTCAGTCGTCCGCACGGATGGGTTTGAGGTGACACCTGGGATGAGCCTGAGCTTCTCCGAGGAGGATTTCAATGACGGATGTAGTAGCCAGGACGGCAGTGCCATTGGTCATGACTCATCCTTGAGGCGGTCGAGGAAGCTTTCTGGGAGCCGTGCTTGGGAGAGGGCAAGCGAAACGGACCCAGATGATGGAGGCTATGATGTGATTTTGATGACTGAGATCCCGTATTCGGGCACTTCTTTGAGGAAGCTATATGCGCTCATAAAAAAG TGCTTGCGGCCACCTTATGGGGTTCTCTACTTGGCCGCGAAGAAGAATCTCGTCGGTTTCAGCGGTGCGGCGCGGCAGCTGAGAGGCCTGGTAGATGACGAGGGGGTTTTCGGTGTGCACGTGGTCACAGAAATGGCCGACAGGGAGATTTGGAAGTTCTTTCTTAAGTGA